One Triticum dicoccoides isolate Atlit2015 ecotype Zavitan chromosome 5B, WEW_v2.0, whole genome shotgun sequence genomic window carries:
- the LOC119308444 gene encoding protein LURP-one-related 5-like, whose translation MSRIHPNAEASRRLLRHGAGAGAAASAACYTVWMRSSMGFQGTDGFSVYDAGGELAFRVDNYSRRRKIFAGELTLMDGHGAPLLSLRPQIISMHDQWNCYKAPEEGQAKRARSQQLFSVRKCSVLQNNREAEVYMSSACTTTTTTTTTTDASASDHGTTGHQSPGFWIEGCFRRRNCKIRRAHDGKEVARIARKKARTAATPDTAPLTLGEDVFSLVVQPDADCTMIMALVVVLDRICWRPYTPLICSS comes from the exons ATGAGCCGCATACACCCCAACGCGGAGGCCTCCAGGCGTCTCCTGCGacacggcgccggcgccggcgcggctGCCTCGGCGGCGTGCTACACGGTCTGGATGAGGTCCAGCATGGGCTTCCAGGGCACCGACGGCTTCTCCGTCTACGACGCCGGGGGCGAGCTGGCCTTCCGCGTCGACAACTACTCCCGCCGCCGGAAGATCTTCGCCGGCGAGCTCACGCTCATGGACGGCCACGGCGCGCCGCTCCTCTCCCTCAGGCCGCAG ATCATCAGCATGCACGACCAATGGAACTGCTACAAAGCACCAGAAGAAGGCCAAGCAAAGAGGGCAAGATCACAGCAGCTCTTCTCGGTGAGGAAATGCTCGGTCCTGCAGAACAACCGTGAAGCAGAAGTTTACATGTCTTCAgcctgcaccaccaccaccaccaccaccaccaccaccgacgcaTCAGCATCAGACCATGGCACCACTGGCCACCAGTCCCCAGGCTTCTGGATCGAGGGCTGCTTCCGGAGGAGAAACTGCAAGATCCGCAGGGCCCATGACGGCAAAGAGGTGGCGAGGATCGcgaggaagaaggcgaggacagCTGCGACGCCTGACACGGCGCCCCTGACGCTCGGCGAGGACGTCTTCAGCCTCGTGGTGCAACCGGACGCCGATTGCACGATGATCATGGCCCTCGTCGTCGTTCTGGACCGGATCTGCTGGAGGCCATACACGCCGTTGATATGTTCTTCGTAG